A single region of the Vicia villosa cultivar HV-30 ecotype Madison, WI linkage group LG4, Vvil1.0, whole genome shotgun sequence genome encodes:
- the LOC131595461 gene encoding uncharacterized protein LOC131595461: MIKRILKVREQVQHTQYWQTATSQRDMFSTSKLYQEIRGGLDQMSWRKIFFTNYARPRAVFILWLTFRGRIKTKDRLIRYGINVDPRCVFCSEEETVDHLMFQCRITNGIWKNILGWIGYHRSPDHWMLEQIWLTAEANKKGWRRVLLKAVVAETVYAIWRMHNDVIFKQHTLDDTITRKIKEVIALRCIGYRSLAKHINIESLGII, encoded by the coding sequence ATGATAAAGAGAATACTAAAAGTGAGGGAACAAGTGCAACATACTCAGTATTGGCAAACTGCTACTAGCCAAAGGGACATGTTTAGTACATCAAAGCTATATCAAGAAATACGAGGAGGACTAGATCAAATGAGCTGGAGGAAGATTTTCTTCACCAACTATGCGAGACCTCGAGCAGTGTTCATTTTGTGGCTCACTTTCAGGGGGCGAATTAAGACAAAAGATAGGCTGATCAGGTATGGCATTAATGTTGATCCTAGATGCGTTTTCTGCTCTGAGGAAGAAACGGTGGACCATCTTATGTTTCAATGCAGAATTACGAATGGAATCTGGAAAAATATATTAGGGTGGATCGGGTATCACAGGAGCCCTGATCATTGGATGCTTGAGCAAATTTGGTTAACTGCTGAAGCAAACAAAAAGGGATGGAGAAGAGTCCTCTTGAAAGCTGTTGTTGCTGAGACTGTATATGCCATCTGGAGGATGCACAACGATGTGATCTTCAAGCAACACACTTTGGATGATACAATTACAAGAAAGATAAAGGAAGTCATAGCTTT